One genomic region from Electrophorus electricus isolate fEleEle1 chromosome 25, fEleEle1.pri, whole genome shotgun sequence encodes:
- the epc2 gene encoding enhancer of polycomb homolog 2 isoform X2: MSKLSFRARALDAAKPLPIYRNGDIPDLNDCVSINRAVPQMPTGMEKEEESEHHLQRAICAQQVFREKRDSMVIPVPEVEGSITYYDRLYKGDFRQTKQLIHIQPFGLDNEQPDYDMDSEDEMLLNRLNRKMELKPLQFEVMVDRLEKASGNQLVTLQEAKLLLNEDDYLLKSVYDYWVRKRKNCRGPSLTPQVKQEKRDGSTNNDAYVAFRRRTEKMQTRKNRKNDEASYEKMLKLRREFSRTVTILEMIKKREKSKRELLHLTLEVVEKRYQMGDFSGEVLKEVSAPLAEKAVFPAPVCLPNGNRHKMESKIKTHKQQPSHPTRHLSAHSEPRFDFTRPHRKYGRRPRLDAAPRPPGRPPQRPHAIADGDIKQYDFHSSGEEDSPLSPSSEPDEENDPDGAFIFRRRDGCHYLAPLGEQRWCSPPGLAWLADPGQRNSLTALSVPRRWVGVSHRRLGRGGRIVLDRTSSDLDRALRLLDPDVFCPSTASVTHHHMHTDTHVNAATHTPPAARTNPQCSLAQLLSNIQACRVRYFRPRPLHENGKEGSKKDALQHDDRKGRGTFAVANNSRTSLSGGITEEQFQSHQQQLEQMKQQQIAQSIHQQGVQPQGLQLPQTMQHIPALPERSHSHVTTMVSTDSVSKTLDSASAHFAASAVVSAPNQESKPHRAGINGILPCQGPRQTKFGRPAAGASSTSSVRPSGGPPRPAPGVPQSLPHGLGPLSSG; this comes from the exons GAACACCATCTCCAGAGGGCCATCTGCGCCCAGCAGGTGTTcagggagaagagagacagcATGGTCATCCCTGTACCAGAGGTCGAAGGGAGCATCACCTACTACGATCGCTTGTACAAAGGAGACTTCCGCCAGACCAAACAGCTCATCCATATCCAAC caTTCGGACTAGACAACGAGCAGCCAGACTATGACATGGACTCGGAGGACGAGATGCTCTTGAACAGACTCAACCGCAAGATGGAGCTCAAACCCCTGCAGTTCGAGGTCATGGTGGACCGACTGGAAAAAGCCAGTGGCAACCAG CTGGTCACTCTGCAGGAGGCAAAGCTACTGCTGAATGAGGACGACTACCTGCTCAAGTCTGTGTACGACTACTGGGTGCGCAAAAGGAAAAACTGCCGGGGGCCTTCCCTCACCCCGCAGGTCAAGCAGGAGAAGCGCGACGGCTCCACCAACAACGATGCCTACGTGGCCTTCCGCCGACGCACGGAGAAGATGCAGACACGGAAG AACCGCAAGAACGATGAGGCTTCATATGAGAAGATGCTGAAACTGAGGCGGGAGTTCAGCCGCACGGTCACCATCCTGGAGATGATCAAAAAGAGggagaagagcaagagagagctaCTGCACCTCACGTTGGAagtggtggagaagag GTACCAGATGGGTGACTTCTCTGGAGAGGTGCTGAAGGAAGTCTCTGCACCTCTGGCAGAAAAGGCGGTGTTTCCTGCTCCAGTATGTCTCCCCAATGGGAACAGGcataaaatggaaagcaaaatcAAG acacacaaacagcagcccaGTCATCCCACACGCCACCTTTCTGCCCATTCAGAGCCCCGTTTCGACTTCACCCGGCCGCACAGAAAGTATGGGCGGAGACCCAGGCTGGATGCAGCGCCACGACCACCTGGCCGGCCCCCACAGCGCCCACATGCCATCGCCGATGGCGACATCAAACAATACGACTTCCACAGCTCTGGAGAGGAGGACTCTCCTCTG TCTCCCTCCTCTGAGCCAGACGAAGAGAATGACCCCGATGGGGCTTTCATTTTCAGACGCAGAGATGGGTGCCATTATCTTGCT CCTCTTGGCGAGCAAAGGTGGTGTTCTCCACCAGGCCTGGCTTGGCTGGCCGATCCAGGGCAGCGGAACTCCCTCACGGCTCTGTCTGTGCCCCGCCGCTGGGTAGGGGTGAGCCACAGGCGCCTGGGCCGGGGCGGCAG GATTGTGCTGGACAGAACCTCATCAGACCTGGACCGAGCGCTCAGGCTCCTGGACCCAGATGTGTTTTGCCCCTCCACTGCATCTgtcacacaccaccacatgcacacggacacacacgtgAACGcggccacacacaccccccctgcAGCCCGGACAAACCCTCAGTGCTCGCTGGCTCAGCTCCTCAGCAACATCCAGGCCTGCAGGGTGCGCTATTTCCGCCCACGTCCCCTTCACGAAAATGGGAAAGAGGGGAGCAAGAAGGACGCCCTTCAGCACGATGACAGGAAGGGCAGAGGAACATTTGCGGTGGCAAACAACTCCAGAACCAGCCTCTCAG GAGGAATCACAGAGGAGCAGTTTCAGTcccaccagcagcagctggagcagaTGAAGCAGCAACAGATAGCCCAGTCCATCCACCAGCAGGGCGTCCAACCGCAGGGCCTCCAACTGCCACAGACCATGCAGCACATCCCGGCTCTTCCTGAACGCTCCCACTCACACGTGACT ACCATGGTCTCCACGGACTCCGTGTCCAAGACTCTGGACTCGGCCAGTGCACACTTTGCTGCTTCTGCTGTGGTCAGTGCCCCCAACCAGGAGAGCAAACCCCACAGAGCAGGCATCAATGGGATCCTTCCCTGTCAAG GTCCCAGACAGACCAAATTCGGACGGCCTGCCGCAGGAGCTTCCAGCACCTCCTCGGTCCGGCCGTCAGGAGGCCCCCCCAGGCCGGCACCCGGCGTGCCACAGTCGCTCCCCCATGGCCTTGGTCCGCTGAGCAGC GGATAA
- the epc2 gene encoding enhancer of polycomb homolog 2 isoform X1, producing MSKLSFRARALDAAKPLPIYRNGDIPDLNDCVSINRAVPQMPTGMEKEEESEHHLQRAICAQQVFREKRDSMVIPVPEVEGSITYYDRLYKGDFRQTKQLIHIQPFGLDNEQPDYDMDSEDEMLLNRLNRKMELKPLQFEVMVDRLEKASGNQLVTLQEAKLLLNEDDYLLKSVYDYWVRKRKNCRGPSLTPQVKQEKRDGSTNNDAYVAFRRRTEKMQTRKNRKNDEASYEKMLKLRREFSRTVTILEMIKKREKSKRELLHLTLEVVEKRYQMGDFSGEVLKEVSAPLAEKAVFPAPVCLPNGNRHKMESKIKTHKQQPSHPTRHLSAHSEPRFDFTRPHRKYGRRPRLDAAPRPPGRPPQRPHAIADGDIKQYDFHSSGEEDSPLSPSSEPDEENDPDGAFIFRRRDGCHYLAPLGEQRWCSPPGLAWLADPGQRNSLTALSVPRRWVGVSHRRLGRGGRIVLDRTSSDLDRALRLLDPDVFCPSTASVTHHHMHTDTHVNAATHTPPAARTNPQCSLAQLLSNIQACRVRYFRPRPLHENGKEGSKKDALQHDDRKGRGTFAVANNSRTSLSGGITEEQFQSHQQQLEQMKQQQIAQSIHQQGVQPQGLQLPQTMQHIPALPERSHSHVTTMVSTDSVSKTLDSASAHFAASAVVSAPNQESKPHRAGINGILPCQGPRQTKFGRPAAGASSTSSVRPSGGPPRPAPGVPQSLPHGLGPLSSVSAVSPAHAHHSARPCAPSPPALKLASVASSPDHVPRVAPGTAISSLARDKHEPERLALNGMAETTVAMEVT from the exons GAACACCATCTCCAGAGGGCCATCTGCGCCCAGCAGGTGTTcagggagaagagagacagcATGGTCATCCCTGTACCAGAGGTCGAAGGGAGCATCACCTACTACGATCGCTTGTACAAAGGAGACTTCCGCCAGACCAAACAGCTCATCCATATCCAAC caTTCGGACTAGACAACGAGCAGCCAGACTATGACATGGACTCGGAGGACGAGATGCTCTTGAACAGACTCAACCGCAAGATGGAGCTCAAACCCCTGCAGTTCGAGGTCATGGTGGACCGACTGGAAAAAGCCAGTGGCAACCAG CTGGTCACTCTGCAGGAGGCAAAGCTACTGCTGAATGAGGACGACTACCTGCTCAAGTCTGTGTACGACTACTGGGTGCGCAAAAGGAAAAACTGCCGGGGGCCTTCCCTCACCCCGCAGGTCAAGCAGGAGAAGCGCGACGGCTCCACCAACAACGATGCCTACGTGGCCTTCCGCCGACGCACGGAGAAGATGCAGACACGGAAG AACCGCAAGAACGATGAGGCTTCATATGAGAAGATGCTGAAACTGAGGCGGGAGTTCAGCCGCACGGTCACCATCCTGGAGATGATCAAAAAGAGggagaagagcaagagagagctaCTGCACCTCACGTTGGAagtggtggagaagag GTACCAGATGGGTGACTTCTCTGGAGAGGTGCTGAAGGAAGTCTCTGCACCTCTGGCAGAAAAGGCGGTGTTTCCTGCTCCAGTATGTCTCCCCAATGGGAACAGGcataaaatggaaagcaaaatcAAG acacacaaacagcagcccaGTCATCCCACACGCCACCTTTCTGCCCATTCAGAGCCCCGTTTCGACTTCACCCGGCCGCACAGAAAGTATGGGCGGAGACCCAGGCTGGATGCAGCGCCACGACCACCTGGCCGGCCCCCACAGCGCCCACATGCCATCGCCGATGGCGACATCAAACAATACGACTTCCACAGCTCTGGAGAGGAGGACTCTCCTCTG TCTCCCTCCTCTGAGCCAGACGAAGAGAATGACCCCGATGGGGCTTTCATTTTCAGACGCAGAGATGGGTGCCATTATCTTGCT CCTCTTGGCGAGCAAAGGTGGTGTTCTCCACCAGGCCTGGCTTGGCTGGCCGATCCAGGGCAGCGGAACTCCCTCACGGCTCTGTCTGTGCCCCGCCGCTGGGTAGGGGTGAGCCACAGGCGCCTGGGCCGGGGCGGCAG GATTGTGCTGGACAGAACCTCATCAGACCTGGACCGAGCGCTCAGGCTCCTGGACCCAGATGTGTTTTGCCCCTCCACTGCATCTgtcacacaccaccacatgcacacggacacacacgtgAACGcggccacacacaccccccctgcAGCCCGGACAAACCCTCAGTGCTCGCTGGCTCAGCTCCTCAGCAACATCCAGGCCTGCAGGGTGCGCTATTTCCGCCCACGTCCCCTTCACGAAAATGGGAAAGAGGGGAGCAAGAAGGACGCCCTTCAGCACGATGACAGGAAGGGCAGAGGAACATTTGCGGTGGCAAACAACTCCAGAACCAGCCTCTCAG GAGGAATCACAGAGGAGCAGTTTCAGTcccaccagcagcagctggagcagaTGAAGCAGCAACAGATAGCCCAGTCCATCCACCAGCAGGGCGTCCAACCGCAGGGCCTCCAACTGCCACAGACCATGCAGCACATCCCGGCTCTTCCTGAACGCTCCCACTCACACGTGACT ACCATGGTCTCCACGGACTCCGTGTCCAAGACTCTGGACTCGGCCAGTGCACACTTTGCTGCTTCTGCTGTGGTCAGTGCCCCCAACCAGGAGAGCAAACCCCACAGAGCAGGCATCAATGGGATCCTTCCCTGTCAAG GTCCCAGACAGACCAAATTCGGACGGCCTGCCGCAGGAGCTTCCAGCACCTCCTCGGTCCGGCCGTCAGGAGGCCCCCCCAGGCCGGCACCCGGCGTGCCACAGTCGCTCCCCCATGGCCTTGGTCCGCTGAGCAGCGTGAGTGCCGTGTCACCCGCTCACGCACACCACTCTGCCCGGCCCTGTGCCCCCTCGCCGCCTGCCTTGAAGCTGGCCAGTGTGGCCAGCAGCCCAGACCACGTGCCCAGAGTCGCCCCGGGCACCGCCATTAGCAGCCTCGCTAG GGATAAACATGAGCCTGAAAGGCTAGCACTTAATGGAATGGCAGAGACCACAGTTGCTATGGAGGTGACATAG
- the epc2 gene encoding enhancer of polycomb homolog 2 isoform X3 gives MSKLSFRARALDAAKPLPIYRNGDIPDLNDCVSINRAVPQMPTGMEKEEESEHHLQRAICAQQVFREKRDSMVIPVPEVEGSITYYDRLYKGDFRQTKQLIHIQPFGLDNEQPDYDMDSEDEMLLNRLNRKMELKPLQFEVMVDRLEKASGNQLVTLQEAKLLLNEDDYLLKSVYDYWVRKRKNCRGPSLTPQVKQEKRDGSTNNDAYVAFRRRTEKMQTRKNRKNDEASYEKMLKLRREFSRTVTILEMIKKREKSKRELLHLTLEVVEKRYQMGDFSGEVLKEVSAPLAEKAVFPAPVCLPNGNRHKMESKIKTHKQQPSHPTRHLSAHSEPRFDFTRPHRKYGRRPRLDAAPRPPGRPPQRPHAIADGDIKQYDFHSSGEEDSPLSPSSEPDEENDPDGAFIFRRRDGCHYLAPLGEQRWCSPPGLAWLADPGQRNSLTALSVPRRWVGVSHRRLGRGGRIVLDRTSSDLDRALRLLDPDVFCPSTASVTHHHMHTDTHVNAATHTPPAARTNPQCSLAQLLSNIQACRVRYFRPRPLHENGKEGSKKDALQHDDRKGRGTFAVANNSRTSLSGGITEEQFQSHQQQLEQMKQQQIAQSIHQQGVQPQGLQLPQTMQHIPALPERSHSHVTTMVSTDSVSKTLDSASAHFAASAVVSAPNQESKPHRAGINGILPCQGK, from the exons GAACACCATCTCCAGAGGGCCATCTGCGCCCAGCAGGTGTTcagggagaagagagacagcATGGTCATCCCTGTACCAGAGGTCGAAGGGAGCATCACCTACTACGATCGCTTGTACAAAGGAGACTTCCGCCAGACCAAACAGCTCATCCATATCCAAC caTTCGGACTAGACAACGAGCAGCCAGACTATGACATGGACTCGGAGGACGAGATGCTCTTGAACAGACTCAACCGCAAGATGGAGCTCAAACCCCTGCAGTTCGAGGTCATGGTGGACCGACTGGAAAAAGCCAGTGGCAACCAG CTGGTCACTCTGCAGGAGGCAAAGCTACTGCTGAATGAGGACGACTACCTGCTCAAGTCTGTGTACGACTACTGGGTGCGCAAAAGGAAAAACTGCCGGGGGCCTTCCCTCACCCCGCAGGTCAAGCAGGAGAAGCGCGACGGCTCCACCAACAACGATGCCTACGTGGCCTTCCGCCGACGCACGGAGAAGATGCAGACACGGAAG AACCGCAAGAACGATGAGGCTTCATATGAGAAGATGCTGAAACTGAGGCGGGAGTTCAGCCGCACGGTCACCATCCTGGAGATGATCAAAAAGAGggagaagagcaagagagagctaCTGCACCTCACGTTGGAagtggtggagaagag GTACCAGATGGGTGACTTCTCTGGAGAGGTGCTGAAGGAAGTCTCTGCACCTCTGGCAGAAAAGGCGGTGTTTCCTGCTCCAGTATGTCTCCCCAATGGGAACAGGcataaaatggaaagcaaaatcAAG acacacaaacagcagcccaGTCATCCCACACGCCACCTTTCTGCCCATTCAGAGCCCCGTTTCGACTTCACCCGGCCGCACAGAAAGTATGGGCGGAGACCCAGGCTGGATGCAGCGCCACGACCACCTGGCCGGCCCCCACAGCGCCCACATGCCATCGCCGATGGCGACATCAAACAATACGACTTCCACAGCTCTGGAGAGGAGGACTCTCCTCTG TCTCCCTCCTCTGAGCCAGACGAAGAGAATGACCCCGATGGGGCTTTCATTTTCAGACGCAGAGATGGGTGCCATTATCTTGCT CCTCTTGGCGAGCAAAGGTGGTGTTCTCCACCAGGCCTGGCTTGGCTGGCCGATCCAGGGCAGCGGAACTCCCTCACGGCTCTGTCTGTGCCCCGCCGCTGGGTAGGGGTGAGCCACAGGCGCCTGGGCCGGGGCGGCAG GATTGTGCTGGACAGAACCTCATCAGACCTGGACCGAGCGCTCAGGCTCCTGGACCCAGATGTGTTTTGCCCCTCCACTGCATCTgtcacacaccaccacatgcacacggacacacacgtgAACGcggccacacacaccccccctgcAGCCCGGACAAACCCTCAGTGCTCGCTGGCTCAGCTCCTCAGCAACATCCAGGCCTGCAGGGTGCGCTATTTCCGCCCACGTCCCCTTCACGAAAATGGGAAAGAGGGGAGCAAGAAGGACGCCCTTCAGCACGATGACAGGAAGGGCAGAGGAACATTTGCGGTGGCAAACAACTCCAGAACCAGCCTCTCAG GAGGAATCACAGAGGAGCAGTTTCAGTcccaccagcagcagctggagcagaTGAAGCAGCAACAGATAGCCCAGTCCATCCACCAGCAGGGCGTCCAACCGCAGGGCCTCCAACTGCCACAGACCATGCAGCACATCCCGGCTCTTCCTGAACGCTCCCACTCACACGTGACT ACCATGGTCTCCACGGACTCCGTGTCCAAGACTCTGGACTCGGCCAGTGCACACTTTGCTGCTTCTGCTGTGGTCAGTGCCCCCAACCAGGAGAGCAAACCCCACAGAGCAGGCATCAATGGGATCCTTCCCTGTCAAG gaaAGTGA